A region from the Vicia villosa cultivar HV-30 ecotype Madison, WI linkage group LG3, Vvil1.0, whole genome shotgun sequence genome encodes:
- the LOC131662662 gene encoding S-adenosyl-L-methionine-dependent uroporphyrinogen III methyltransferase, chloroplastic-like translates to MALLHKFSSFSSLNSQPTPNHRFRQPISSINCTTSPTSPFTEKHSTERYQRDQWVYQKPISCNNHTQTPFGDDSTREDDIALQLPELKKLVQVLKEKRESEGKCSEGKCVPGDVFLVGTGPGDPELLTVKAVRVIKSADLLLYDRLVSNDVLDLVGPNAKLLYVGKTAGYHSRTQEEIHELLLSFAEAGATVVRLKGGDPLVFGRGGEEMDFLQQQGIQVKVIPGITAASGIAAELGIPLTHRGIANSVRFLTGHSRKGGSDPLFVSENAADPDSTLVVYMGLSTFPSLSQKLMHHGLSPHTPAVAIERGTTLQQRTVFAELKELPEKIASTGLESPTLLIIGKVVELSPFWPIPIKQESSLMQA, encoded by the exons ATGGCTCTTCTCCACAAGTTTTCATCTTTCTCATCTCTCAATTCCCAACCCACTCCAAATCACCGTTTTCGCCAACCCATTTCTTCAATCAACTGCACAACCTCCCCCACCTCACCCTTCACAGAGAAACACTCCACAGAAAGATACCAACGTGACCAATGGGTTTACCAGAAACCAATTTCGTGTAATAACCACACTCAAACCCCTTTTGGTGATGATTCAACTAGAGAGGATGATATAGCTTTACAGCTTCCGGAGCTGAAGAAGCTGGTTCAGGTGTTGAAGGAAAAGAGGGAGAGTGAAGGGAAATGCAGTGAAGGGAAGTGTGTTCCTGGTGATGTGTTTTTGGTTGGGACAGGACCTGGGGATCCTGAGTTGTTGACGGTTAAGGCTGTTAGAGTTATTAAGAGTGCTGATTTGTTGTTGTATGATAGGTTGGTTTCTAATGATGTTTTGGATTTGGTTGGTCCTAATGCTAAGCTTCTGTATGTTGGAAAAACTGCTGGGTACCATAGTAGAACTCAG GAAGAAATACATGAACTTCTTTTGAGTTTTGCCGAAGCTGGGGCTACTGTTGTGAGGCTTAAAGGGGGTGATCCGTTG GTCTTTGGAAGGGGCGGCGAGGAAATGGATTTTTTGCAACAACAAGGTATCCAAGTGAAAGTTATTCCGGGTATAACAGCAGCATCTGGAATTGCAGCGGAATTAGGGATTCCGTTAACTCACCGTGGTATTGCAAATAGCGTGAGATTCCTCACGGGGCATTCGAGGAAAGGAGGAAGCGATCCATTATTTGTATCAGAAAATGCTGCCGATCCTGATTCAACCTTGGTGGTTTATATGGGCTTGTCAACATTCCCTTCCCTTTCGCAGAAACTAATGCATCATGGTTTGTCACCTCACACCCCGGCTGTAGCCATTGAGCGAGGGACCACACTTCAGCAGCGTACG GTGTTTGCAGAACTTAAAGAGCTTCCAGAGAAAATTGCATCTACTGGATTAGAGTCGCCAACTTTGCTAATTATAGGAAAAGTTGTCGAGTTATCACCATTTTGGCCTATTCCTATAAAACAAGAATCATCTTTAATGCAAGCatga